CCGGACTGCTAGTCCTCTTCTTCCAGGATGTCCAGCGTGTACCGGTGATGGACCTTCATGCTCACCGCACCCAGGATCGTACGCACCGATCGCGCCGTCCGCCCCTGTTTGCCGATCACCTTGCCCACATCCTGCGGCGCAACCTTCAGCCTCAGAACAGTGTTCTCTTCGCGGTTCACAGTTTCCACTTCCACCGCATCCGGCTCATCTACCAGCGCCCGAGCAATTTCGCGCACCAGATCGTCCACAGCAAGCATATCCAATTGGGTCATGCACGTACTCCATCCCCAAAGCTTCCGGATATTCCAGACGATTTCCGCCTAAGAAACATACCGCACAAAAACGAGCTTTGTCTTAGGGCGAAATAGTATCAGCAGAACTGCATCGCCGCCAGCAAATCCCGATTTTCGCAACAGCCCCGACTCCGGCTGGCATCAGGTCCATTCAGAATTATGGAAAACGGGTGCTCCAGGTCTCGATTTTGAGACCTGGGCCTTAAGCAGCTACAGTTGCCGGAGCAGCAGCCGGGAACTTCTCCACCAGCTTCGCCACGCGATCCGAAAGCTGCGCACCCACGCTCACCCAGTACTTGATGCGCTCGTGCTCGAGGTTCACCGTCGCCGGGTTGGTCCGGGGATTGTAGGTGCCCACTACTTCGATCGAACGCCCATTGCGAGCGCGATCCTTTTCAATTACAACGACACGATAATACGGCTTCTTGGTGGCGCCAACGCGCGCCAAACGAATCATGACCACGGCGATACATTTCCTTTCAATTCCCGAATCTCGTTTGTGTACCGATGTAATTTGCGTCGTGCGTCAGTCGCGCACGGCCAGGCAGAGACTCCACCCGCAAAGAACACAACGTCTAAGTATCGCTGAAATTTGCCTTTTTGGGCAAATCAGTCATGGCGAATCTCAAATGCGCGGCAAAAAGCCTCCGCCACCCGGCTCCCAAGCTCCACTCCGTCTGTCTCCTTCAGAAGCTCGCACCCTGCCTCCTTAGCCTTTCGGATCGACTTTGCCGTTCCCAGAATACTTTGCCCTGCGCCGCCTTTACCCTGTCCGGCACCCTCAAAATGCCTGCCGAAAATGTGCTTGTACATCATCGGGCCAAGCAGCAGGGCGAAGCAGACATCCATATCCATCCCTTCAGGCAGTCGTCCACCGGCCATCGCTCCCATCAGAATCCGCCGAATCCGCTGCTTCGGCATCTCCATCACCCGCGACCGCCACGCATCTCCAAATTCCTGATGCGTCGCCGAATACGCCACCATCTGCGGCATCAGCCGTTTCTGGTCCTCAGGGCGCGCATTGCGCGGCTTGTCATTCAACACTCTCGCCAGATCCGTAAAGAGATCGCCGCAATCCTCCTCGGCGACATTCTCTTCGATACCCACCACGAGCAACAAAACTTCCATCAGCAGAGCATCCCGTCCCCGCCAATGCTTATAGATCGTCGCCTTGCTCACCCCCGAGGCCGCGGCAATCGCGTCCATGCTTGAGGCCTCAATACCCTTTTTGACAAACAACTCCAGCGCAGCTTCCAATACCCGGTTGTGCGCGTCCGTACTCCTCGTTCTTCCCATCCTTCAGTCGTATCCCCTGAGCCTTACCTGAATCTCGATCCCTAGACTTCAATTTTGGAAAAGCTGTACGCCCCCAGACTCAGAAACAACAGCGCCACTCCCGCCAGCACCGCACCGTCCGTCACCGGCCCAAAATGCGCCATCCCCAGCAGCGCCGAACGCATCCCATCGATCCCATACGCCAGCGGATCGGCCGAAGTGATCCAGCCCATCACGCGGGGAAGGTTATTCAACGGAAACAGCGCCCCGGAAAGAAAAAAGATCGGCAGCACCAGGAAGTTCATCGTCATCTGAAATCCCTGCATATCCTTGAGCGCCGACCCGATCGTCGTCCCAAGCGCAGCAAAAACAACAGCAATCATCAACATGAACAGCAGCCCCACCGGCACCATCGCCAGACTCACCGGCCGAAATCCCGCAACCAGGCACACAATCGCCACCAGCAATCCCTGCAGCATAGCTACGGTCGCCCCACCCAACGTGCGGCCAGCCATAATGAGTATTCGCGGCACCGGCGCCACCAGTGTCTCTTTCAAAAACCCGAACTGCCGGTCCCACAGCAACCCCATACCCGAAAAGATGGAAGAAAACAACACCGTCATCCCAATCACACCCGGCGCCAGAAACTGCAAATAGCTCCCATGGCCCGCCTGCGCGTAGACCGGCCCCATACCAAAGCCCAGCGCCAGCAGATACAACACCGGCTGTCCCAGCGAAGCGATCATCTGCGCCCGCGACCGCGTATACCGCTTCAACTCCCGCAGCCAAAGAATGTAAATCACACCCATAACCCGCTTCCTCCAATTGCCGATCTGCGTTCCCTGATCCATTGTCCAGAGTGGTAAGTCTTGAAGGGTACGGGCTTTAGCCCGTACATTGGCTCATCTCTTACGCCGAGGGCTTTAGCCCCTGAGGGAATATCACCGTCTCCACATCTGCGCAAACTGCCGCATCATCGCCGCCGGATCGGCACTCTCGTCTCGAATCTCCGTCCCCGTCAGCGCCAGAAACGCCTCTTCCAGCGTCTCGGTCCCAGTCCGCTCCTTGATCTCCGCTGGAGTGCCCAGAGCCACCCCCTTGCCGTGATCGATCACCGCGACCCGGTGCGCCACCCGCTCAGCCTCATCCATGTAATGCGTGGTCAGAAAAACCGTGACCTGCTCCTGCTCATTCAACTGCTTCACCTGCGCCCAGAGCTGGTTCCGGCTCTGCGGATCGAGCCCCAGCGTCGGCTCATCCAGAAACAGAATCTTCGGCGTATGCAGAAATCCCCGCGCAATCTCCAGCCGCCTCTTCATCCCGCCCGAATACTTCTTTACCTGCACATCCCGCCTGTCCCAAAGCTCAAAGAGCTTCAGCAAATTCTCAATTCGCTCCCGCGCCTGCCGCCGCGGCACGTGATACAACACACCGTGCAGTTCCAGATTCTCCTGCCCGGTCATATCCCCGTCCAGGCTCGGGTCCTGAAAGACAATGCCAAAACTCTTCCGCGCCAGATGCTTGTTCGCCGCCCCATCCATCGCATTCAGCCCATCCAGCCAGATCTTCCCGGAAGTAGGCTGCATCAGCGTCGTCAACATCTTGATCGTGGTCGTCTTCCCCGCCCCATTCGGCCCCAGAAAAGCAAAAATCTCACCCTTGCCGACATCGAAGGAGATATTGTCCACCGCCGTAAAGCTGCCAAAACTCTTGCTCAGATTCTCCACACGAATCATGGCCCATCCGCCTCCGCCAATAACAATACTGAACGGTTTAGTTTTTGGGAAGACGAATTTTGCTTTCTTTGTGGAAATCGCGAACAAAGTTTTCGGGCCGATCGTACGCATTGTTCGCTACTGGCGTTCAACGAGCCTCTCGGCTCTCGGCAGGAAACAAAAACCGCAGCAGCGGCCCAACCCGCAGCGCCCAGCTCCCCTCATCATGCGTCCCGCCGCGCACCCTCTCAAAGTGCAGCGTCTCCCCATCCCGCCAGCCATTCGCCAGCAGCCGCTTGGCCAGCAGCTCGGCATCCCGCAGCGTCATCCGCCCCTCGTGATCCCCGGCATCCAGCCAGATGCGCGGCCTGTGTTCCAGCAGTGGTGCGGTCTCGTTCACAATCCCCAGAATGCTCTTGTGGTTCCACCACACGCTCGGCGAGAGCACCGCCAGCCGCCCAAACGACTCCGCGTTTTTCAACCCCAGATACAGAGAAACCAGCCCGCCCAGCGAAGACCCGCCCAGCCCCGTCCCATCGCGGTCCACCCGCACCCGGTAGTGTTCAGCAATCCACGGCATCAACTCCAGCAGCAGCAGCTCTCCGTACGAATCCGCCTCGCCGCCGCCCATCTGCCAGTCCCGCTCCGGCGTGTACTCCGCCAGCCGCCGGTCGCCGGTGTTGTAGATGCCCACAATCACCAGCGGCTCAATCTCGCCCGCCTCAATCCCGGCATCGGCAGCCTCGCGCACCATCCAAGTCCGCCCCTTGATATAAGAAGTCGCCGGATCGAACAGATTCTGCCCATCATGCAGATACAGCACAGGATAGCGGTGATCCCGTTCCGCGTCATACCCCGGAGGCAGATACACAATCAGATCCCGCCGATCCGGCAGAATCCGGCTCCGAAATCCCCGATGAACCCTCAGCCGCGGGTGCGGAGTCTGCGCCGGAACCTCATCCGCAGGCGCATGCCAACCCGGCCGCCATATCTGCGATTCCGGGGATGCATCCTGCTCACCGCCTTGTTCCGCCTCCAAGCCCGCCGTCCTTCCTTTCCGTCTCCGCACACTTTTCTTCATCGGCGTCCGATCGGCTTGCGCCGCTGCCCGTCGTCCATTTTTCCCGGACCCGTGGATGTTACAGTATCAAAAACGGCAGCCCGACCGATACGCTCCGAGGTGCATAACCCCGCATGAATCGCGAATATCACAAGTGGTATTCCTCCCGGCTCGGCCGCGACATGGAACTGCTCGTCTTCGGCCACGCCGGCGTCCCGGTCATGGTCTTCCCCACCTCCGGCGGTCGTTTTTTTGAGTTCGAAGATCGCGGAATGGTTGCAGCTCTCGCCGGAAAAATCGACGCCGGCCAGACCCAGCTCTACTGCGTCGACACCGTCGACATGGAAAGCTGGTACAACCACGACGTCCCGCCCCGCTGGCGAATCGCCCGCCACATCCAGTACGAGGACTACCTCATCCACGAAGTCGTCCCCCTCGTCCGCCAGAAAAACCAGGACGCCCACCTCGTCGCCCTCGGCTGCAGCTTCGGCGGATACCACGCCACCAACATCGCCTTCCGCCATCCCGACATCTTCACGGGCCTGCTCTCCATGTCCGGAGCCTTCGACATGACCCGATTCCTCCAGGGCTACTACGACCAGGACGTCTACTTCAACATCCCTCCCGCCTACCTCGCCAACCTCTCCGATCCCTGGTTCTTCGACCGCTACCGGCAGAACACCTACGTCCTCGGCACCGGCTGGGACGACCAATGCCTTGGCGACAACCAGCACCTCGACGGCATCCTCAGCCACAAAGGCATTCCCCACAAGCTCTTCATCTGGGGCACATTCAACTCCCACGACTGGCCCACCTGGATGAAAATGGTCAACGAATACCTCTGACGGCCGGTTCGTCGAAGTTCGAATCCCGATAGCAGATACGCGAAAGCGCGGAGTTCATTTTTCCTGAATACCCATAGGGGGCATGGGCATCCATTCAATAAAGGGTCCTTCGCCGTAACTCGAGGAACCCGCATCGAGTCCAAGACCCAGGAAAGTTCCGGGCATCCAAGGAATTGTATGAGCAGAAATACCCTAAAATCACGTACAAGAACTAGACCCTTAAGCCGTCGCCGTTTCCTTCAAACCATCGCCTCCGCCGGCGCGATCACAGCATTGGATTGGCAAGGATTGCCAGCCTTCGCAAATACCCCCCAGGCCAGGCCCGGCATGATCGAGGGCAACCACTTCGAACTGGCAATTGAATCCGTCCCGGTCAACATCACCGGCCATCAAAGGATCTCAACCGCAATCAACGGCTCGACACCCGGCCCGACACTTCGCTGGCGCGAAGGCGATACCATTACAGCCTCCGTCACCAACCGGCTTAAAGTGCCCACTTCCATCCATTGGCACGGCATGCGAATCCCCACCGGCATGGACGGCGTTCCCGGCCTCAGTTTCCCCGGCATCGCCCCAGGCCAGACCTTCGTCTACAGCTTCCCAGTGCTCCAGAACGGCACTTATTGGTACCACAGCCACAGCGGCTTTCAGGAGCAAACAGGCCTCATCGGCGCAATCATCATCGATCGCAAGGAAAAAGACCCCATCGAATTCGACCGCGAATACGTCATCTTGCTCTCCGACTGGTCCGACTCCAATCCGCAAACCATCTACAGCAACCTGAAACAGGACAGCGATTACTACAACTACCATCGCCCCTCGCTCGCAAGCTTCCTCTCGGAAGCAAAGCAAAAGGGCTTCGGCTCCACGCTCTCAGAGCGCCTCATGTGGGCTCGCATGAACATGAGCCCCGGCGACATCGCCGACGTCACCGGCGCCACCTACACCTTTCTCATCAACGGACAAGCGCCAAACACCAACTGGACCGGCCTCTTCCAGTCCGGCGAGCGAATCCGCCTCCGCTTCATCAACGGCTCCTCGATGACCTTCTTCGACATTCGCATCCCCGGCCTGCCCATGACCGTCGTCCAGTCCGACGGCAACGATGTCGAACCAGTCACCGTCGATGAATTCCGCATAGGTCTGGCCGAAACCTACGACGTCATCGTGCAACCCAAAGAAGACTCCGCCTACACCATCTTCGCCCAGACCGAAGACCGCAGCGGCTACGCGCGCGGCACCCTCGCCACCCGCGAAGGCATGATCGCACCCGTTCCCGCAATGGACCCCCGCCCGACTCGAACCATGATGGACATGGGAATGGACATGTCAAAAATGGCGCGGATGTCAGGAATGTCCGGCATGAAGATGGCAGGTATGGACATGTCATCGATGCCCGGCATGAAGAAGGACAGCAAGGCAGACATGCAAGGAATGGATATGTCCTCCATGCAAGGCATGAAGATGGACGGCCACGACATGCCAGACAAGAAGATGCAAAACAACGCCGGACTAGGAATGATGCCCGGAATGAAGATGGGCAGCCGAGACGGCAAAACGCCATTCCCGCAACCCGGCCCATCCACCATGCCCATCATCCCCGATGCCGCGACCTCTGCCACCAACATGAATTCTGCCAACTCAACCCCAGTGAAAATGCACCCGGGGCCAAAAGTCGCAATGGTAGCAACGAGCACCTCCGGTCAGTTGAGCAACCCCGGCGCGGGACTCGACAACAACGGCCGCCGCGTCCTCACCTACTCCGACCTGCGCGCCCGCTACCGCGGCGTCGATCAAAGACCGCCCAACCGCGAAATCGAGTTGCACCTCACCGGCAACATGGAACGCTTCATCTGGGGCTTCAACGGACAGACCTACCCCAACGCCGACCCAATCAATCTGAAGCTCGGCGAGCGAGTCCGCATCATCCTCATCAACGACACCATGATGGAACACCCCATTCACCTCCACGGCCTGTGGAGCGAACTAGAAAACGGCCACGGCGAATTCAACCCCTATAAACACACCATCATCGTCAAGCCCGCCGAGCGCGTCAGCTATCTCGTCAGCGCAGACACACCGGGAGAATGGGCCTACCACTGCCACCTTCTGTTCCACATGACCTCAGGCATGTTCAGAAAAGTGGTGGTCTCGTGAAGAACGCGATCAAGCTCCTTCGGATAACTGCATTCATCCTCTTCGTGGCCGCCTTCAACCAACACGCAAACGCGCAGGCAACACCCCCCGACGCCCCCGACACAGGACCAACGCCAGCCATCACGCAGCCCATGAAGTCCATGCCCGAAATGGAGAATCATGTCTTCCTGCACGCCATGCTCGACCAGTTCGAGGGCCGCACCAACACCCAGAGCACCGCATTCCGCTGGGACGGCGAAGCCTGGACCGGCACCGACATGAACCGCCTCTGGATCAAGTCCGAAGGCACCATCGACAAGGGCTCCATGAGCGACGGCGATCACGAAGCCCTCTACGACCGTCCCATCCCGCACATGCGTTACTTCGACGCACAAGCCGGCCTCCGCGCCGACCTCGACTCAGGCCCAACCCGCCTCTGGGCCGCATTCGGCATCGAAGGCCTGTCTCCGTACTCCTTCGAAATCGCGCCCACTCTCTACATCAGCGACGGCGGCCATATCGGCGGAAGAATCGAAGGCTCCAAAGACCTGTTGATCACGCAGCGATTGATCCTCCAACCCCAGGCGGAGCTGAACTTCTACAGCAAAGACGATCCCGGCCGCAAGCTCGGATCAGGCCTCTCCGATCTCGACTCCGGCCTGCGCCTGCGCTACGAAATCAACCGCAAATTCGCTCCCTACATCGGCTATGTCTACACCGGCGAATACGGCGACACCGCCACCTACACGCGTCAGTCCGGAGAACCCACCAGCTCATCCACCTTCGTCTTCGGACTCCGCCTGTGGCGCTAACCTGAACCCACTGCATCCAGCCGCAAGTCAAACATCAGAGGATCTCCGTCTTGGCGCAGCAAAGTCCTTTGAAGGGTACGGGCTTTAGTGAAGATACCGGCTTTAGTGAAGGGTACGGGCTTTAGCCCGTACATAACCATCGCCAATCATCGGGGCTTTAGCCCCTGAGGGTCAATATCCTCAAATGATCCACTGCCAATTCAGAGGTTGACCATCCCATCCCGGCTTGCATAATCTCGGACCATCTCTCGCAACGAGGAGCAGCCATGCCCGCCTACATCGCCCTTCTTCGCGCCGTAAACGTCGGCGGCACCGGCAAGCTCCCCATGACCGAACTCAAATCCATGTGCGAGCAAGCCGGCTTCACAAAAGTGAAGACCTACATC
This sequence is a window from Acidicapsa acidisoli. Protein-coding genes within it:
- a CDS encoding copper resistance protein B encodes the protein MKNAIKLLRITAFILFVAAFNQHANAQATPPDAPDTGPTPAITQPMKSMPEMENHVFLHAMLDQFEGRTNTQSTAFRWDGEAWTGTDMNRLWIKSEGTIDKGSMSDGDHEALYDRPIPHMRYFDAQAGLRADLDSGPTRLWAAFGIEGLSPYSFEIAPTLYISDGGHIGGRIEGSKDLLITQRLILQPQAELNFYSKDDPGRKLGSGLSDLDSGLRLRYEINRKFAPYIGYVYTGEYGDTATYTRQSGEPTSSSTFVFGLRLWR
- a CDS encoding ABC transporter permease; translation: MGVIYILWLRELKRYTRSRAQMIASLGQPVLYLLALGFGMGPVYAQAGHGSYLQFLAPGVIGMTVLFSSIFSGMGLLWDRQFGFLKETLVAPVPRILIMAGRTLGGATVAMLQGLLVAIVCLVAGFRPVSLAMVPVGLLFMLMIAVVFAALGTTIGSALKDMQGFQMTMNFLVLPIFFLSGALFPLNNLPRVMGWITSADPLAYGIDGMRSALLGMAHFGPVTDGAVLAGVALLFLSLGAYSFSKIEV
- a CDS encoding esterase family protein, which produces MNREYHKWYSSRLGRDMELLVFGHAGVPVMVFPTSGGRFFEFEDRGMVAALAGKIDAGQTQLYCVDTVDMESWYNHDVPPRWRIARHIQYEDYLIHEVVPLVRQKNQDAHLVALGCSFGGYHATNIAFRHPDIFTGLLSMSGAFDMTRFLQGYYDQDVYFNIPPAYLANLSDPWFFDRYRQNTYVLGTGWDDQCLGDNQHLDGILSHKGIPHKLFIWGTFNSHDWPTWMKMVNEYL
- a CDS encoding alpha/beta hydrolase, which gives rise to MEAEQGGEQDASPESQIWRPGWHAPADEVPAQTPHPRLRVHRGFRSRILPDRRDLIVYLPPGYDAERDHRYPVLYLHDGQNLFDPATSYIKGRTWMVREAADAGIEAGEIEPLVIVGIYNTGDRRLAEYTPERDWQMGGGEADSYGELLLLELMPWIAEHYRVRVDRDGTGLGGSSLGGLVSLYLGLKNAESFGRLAVLSPSVWWNHKSILGIVNETAPLLEHRPRIWLDAGDHEGRMTLRDAELLAKRLLANGWRDGETLHFERVRGGTHDEGSWALRVGPLLRFLFPAESREAR
- the rpsP gene encoding 30S ribosomal protein S16, which codes for MIRLARVGATKKPYYRVVVIEKDRARNGRSIEVVGTYNPRTNPATVNLEHERIKYWVSVGAQLSDRVAKLVEKFPAAAPATVAA
- a CDS encoding TetR/AcrR family transcriptional regulator — protein: MGRTRSTDAHNRVLEAALELFVKKGIEASSMDAIAAASGVSKATIYKHWRGRDALLMEVLLLVVGIEENVAEEDCGDLFTDLARVLNDKPRNARPEDQKRLMPQMVAYSATHQEFGDAWRSRVMEMPKQRIRRILMGAMAGGRLPEGMDMDVCFALLLGPMMYKHIFGRHFEGAGQGKGGAGQSILGTAKSIRKAKEAGCELLKETDGVELGSRVAEAFCRAFEIRHD
- a CDS encoding copper resistance system multicopper oxidase codes for the protein MSRNTLKSRTRTRPLSRRRFLQTIASAGAITALDWQGLPAFANTPQARPGMIEGNHFELAIESVPVNITGHQRISTAINGSTPGPTLRWREGDTITASVTNRLKVPTSIHWHGMRIPTGMDGVPGLSFPGIAPGQTFVYSFPVLQNGTYWYHSHSGFQEQTGLIGAIIIDRKEKDPIEFDREYVILLSDWSDSNPQTIYSNLKQDSDYYNYHRPSLASFLSEAKQKGFGSTLSERLMWARMNMSPGDIADVTGATYTFLINGQAPNTNWTGLFQSGERIRLRFINGSSMTFFDIRIPGLPMTVVQSDGNDVEPVTVDEFRIGLAETYDVIVQPKEDSAYTIFAQTEDRSGYARGTLATREGMIAPVPAMDPRPTRTMMDMGMDMSKMARMSGMSGMKMAGMDMSSMPGMKKDSKADMQGMDMSSMQGMKMDGHDMPDKKMQNNAGLGMMPGMKMGSRDGKTPFPQPGPSTMPIIPDAATSATNMNSANSTPVKMHPGPKVAMVATSTSGQLSNPGAGLDNNGRRVLTYSDLRARYRGVDQRPPNREIELHLTGNMERFIWGFNGQTYPNADPINLKLGERVRIILINDTMMEHPIHLHGLWSELENGHGEFNPYKHTIIVKPAERVSYLVSADTPGEWAYHCHLLFHMTSGMFRKVVVS
- a CDS encoding KH domain-containing protein, translated to MTQLDMLAVDDLVREIARALVDEPDAVEVETVNREENTVLRLKVAPQDVGKVIGKQGRTARSVRTILGAVSMKVHHRYTLDILEEED
- a CDS encoding ABC transporter ATP-binding protein, coding for MIRVENLSKSFGSFTAVDNISFDVGKGEIFAFLGPNGAGKTTTIKMLTTLMQPTSGKIWLDGLNAMDGAANKHLARKSFGIVFQDPSLDGDMTGQENLELHGVLYHVPRRQARERIENLLKLFELWDRRDVQVKKYSGGMKRRLEIARGFLHTPKILFLDEPTLGLDPQSRNQLWAQVKQLNEQEQVTVFLTTHYMDEAERVAHRVAVIDHGKGVALGTPAEIKERTGTETLEEAFLALTGTEIRDESADPAAMMRQFAQMWRR